The following coding sequences are from one Buchnera aphidicola (Cinara confinis) window:
- a CDS encoding rhodanese-related sulfurtransferase: protein MLRKKKIISNKILKIIYQHDYTKRTIISLYKYFKIHNPIILLDFIKIELKKYDVLGRIYIATEGINVQISTPDIYMKNVIYFFKNLNIHLKNICINYSIVNRSMAFWKLQIKIRKQLVANNIHDIPILTDSFKNYLNAFQVNKCFFDKNTIFVDIRNHYEYEIGHFHRSLEIPSNTFREQLDKLPIFLRLYQNKKIVLYCTGGIRCEKAAALLKKYKFKNIYQIYGGILSYINQTKTYNLPMYFKGKLFVFDSRMAERITNDVVSICKNCQNITDSMHINCLNNVCHRLFIQCEKCSRKLKSYCSKRCLNFS, encoded by the coding sequence ATGTTAAGAAAAAAAAAAATTATTTCTAATAAAATATTAAAAATTATTTATCAACATGATTATACAAAACGTACGATTATATCATTATATAAATATTTTAAGATACATAATCCGATAATATTGTTAGATTTTATTAAAATAGAATTAAAAAAATATGATGTACTTGGGAGAATTTATATAGCAACAGAAGGAATCAATGTACAAATTAGTACGCCAGATATTTACATGAAGAATGTTATTTATTTTTTTAAAAATCTTAATATTCATTTAAAGAATATCTGTATTAATTATTCGATTGTCAATCGAAGTATGGCGTTTTGGAAACTACAAATTAAAATACGAAAACAGCTTGTTGCTAACAATATTCATGACATACCTATTTTAACAGATTCATTTAAAAATTATTTAAATGCATTTCAAGTAAATAAATGTTTTTTTGATAAAAATACAATATTTGTAGATATACGTAACCATTATGAATATGAAATTGGGCATTTTCATCGTTCTTTAGAGATACCTTCTAATACATTTCGTGAACAGTTAGATAAATTACCAATTTTTTTAAGACTATACCAAAATAAAAAAATTGTTTTGTATTGTACAGGTGGAATACGTTGTGAAAAAGCTGCCGCATTATTAAAAAAATATAAGTTTAAAAATATTTATCAAATTTATGGAGGTATCTTAAGTTATATTAATCAAACGAAAACTTATAATTTACCAATGTATTTTAAAGGAAAATTATTTGTTTTTGATTCACGCATGGCAGAACGCATAACTAATGATGTTGTTTCTATTTGCAAAAATTGTCAAAATATAACAGATAGTATGCATATTAATTGTTTAAATAATGTATGTCATCGTTTATTTATTCAATGTGAAAAATGTTCTAGAAAACTGAAATCGTATTGTTCTAAACGTTGTTTAAATTTTTCATAA
- the argF gene encoding ornithine carbamoyltransferase produces the protein MKTLYKKNFLKFSDFTKKEITFLINYSLDLKKQKKEKKEIQYLKKKNIALIFEKQSTRTRCAFEIAAHDQGAYTTYLNSQDTHFGYKESIADTAKVLGCMYDGIQFRGYHDHTLNLLAKYSKIPVWNGLTNNFHPTQLLADLVTIQETYPNISLKKIKIAYVGDAKNNIAHTLLEAAKTIGFKLNIVSPKLYWPDNNIYDTNQKKIKKNKIMFTENIKKGVKNIDFIYTDTWVSMGDKMTCWKEKITNLKKYQVNQKMLDLTNNQNVKILHCLPALHDNKSKISSEIHKKYNFSSGIEISHDVFSSKNNLSFQQSLNKIHSIKALLIATLSKNHPFFI, from the coding sequence ATGAAAACACTATATAAAAAAAATTTTTTAAAATTTTCAGATTTTACAAAAAAAGAAATTACATTTTTAATTAATTATTCACTGGATTTAAAAAAACAAAAAAAAGAAAAAAAAGAAATTCAATATTTAAAAAAAAAAAATATTGCATTAATTTTTGAAAAACAATCTACAAGAACTCGTTGTGCATTTGAAATTGCAGCGCATGATCAAGGAGCTTATACAACATATCTCAATTCACAAGATACACATTTTGGATATAAAGAATCCATTGCAGATACAGCAAAAGTCTTAGGTTGTATGTACGACGGAATCCAATTCCGCGGTTATCATGATCATACCTTAAATCTCTTAGCAAAATATTCAAAAATTCCGGTTTGGAACGGTTTAACAAATAATTTCCATCCTACACAATTATTAGCTGATCTTGTCACAATTCAAGAAACTTATCCAAATATTTCATTAAAAAAGATTAAAATCGCTTACGTAGGAGATGCAAAAAATAATATAGCTCATACTTTATTAGAAGCAGCAAAAACTATAGGTTTTAAATTAAATATTGTATCTCCAAAACTATATTGGCCCGATAACAATATATATGATACTAATCAAAAAAAAATAAAAAAAAACAAAATTATGTTTACTGAGAATATCAAAAAAGGAGTGAAAAATATTGATTTTATTTACACAGATACATGGGTTTCTATGGGAGATAAAATGACCTGTTGGAAAGAAAAGATCACAAATTTAAAAAAATATCAAGTAAATCAAAAAATGCTGGATCTAACAAATAATCAGAATGTAAAAATATTACACTGTCTTCCTGCATTACATGATAATAAATCTAAAATAAGCTCAGAAATACATAAAAAATATAATTTTTCTTCTGGAATTGAAATTTCACATGATGTTTTTTCTTCAAAAAATAATTTAAGTTTTCAACAATCTCTAAATAAAATACATTCTATTAAAGCATTATTAATCGCAACGTTATCCAAAAATCATCCATTTTTTATATAA
- a CDS encoding ABC-F family ATP-binding cassette domain-containing protein, which produces MIVKVKNGYFKLYNQYLLKNINLIINPKEKICLLGNNGAGKSTLLKIIYEKIPLDQGLIEKKKKIKIKYLSQKLPLRTDETIYHNMYKNIEKKSNYLSQYDNLLQNKKIIEKHIYEKKILFLQSKIKEKNLWQKYIIINKLMKELSLKKYSILSSLSGGNLQKISLIKILSPSSHLLLLDEPTNHLDTKSIIWLESYIKKFSGSVLFVSHDRSFINNVSTNIIELNNKTLTNWKENKYEKFIKKKDIFIKIEKIKNKKFKIEFQKQDKKSKKGVKGRTKRNIKQLKKIKDMQNTIKLMNDKNQYNNQYPNIKNVLNKTHRIMISINNIHLAYNNTCIIKNFSNKILYGEKIALIGSNGCGKTSLLKILLKQLKPTKGNIKYGNQIKIEELDQEYTLLKKEETVLENLSYGKDSIKIEKKNYTIIGLLKKFLFSEDQIHAPAKSLSGGEISRLLLLKLFFKPSNILILDEPTNHLDFKMLSFLEKFLISYNGTIIFASHDRYFINQVSNKILYFDKEGNIHIHLNQINEYDKKLSRQKKIVMQKKIEDKKYKIKKRAMRIKLKKELQNIFKDINIIENNIKKINQEINHCDFYHHDQKYIKIVYQKLNKEKKKLKKTFKNWEKLEKEKK; this is translated from the coding sequence ATGATAGTAAAAGTAAAAAACGGATATTTCAAATTATATAACCAATATCTTTTAAAAAACATAAATCTAATAATAAATCCAAAAGAAAAAATTTGTTTGCTAGGTAATAATGGAGCTGGAAAATCTACACTATTAAAAATAATTTATGAAAAAATACCATTAGATCAAGGTCTTATTGAAAAGAAAAAAAAAATTAAAATAAAATATTTATCGCAAAAATTACCCCTCAGAACCGATGAAACAATTTATCATAACATGTACAAGAACATAGAAAAAAAATCAAATTATTTATCACAGTATGATAATTTACTTCAAAATAAAAAAATAATAGAAAAACATATATATGAAAAAAAAATATTATTTTTACAATCAAAAATTAAAGAAAAAAATCTATGGCAGAAATATATAATCATTAATAAATTAATGAAAGAATTATCCTTAAAAAAATATTCTATACTATCATCTTTATCCGGTGGTAATTTACAAAAAATTTCTCTTATTAAAATTTTATCTCCTTCGTCTCATCTTTTATTACTTGACGAACCTACTAATCACCTTGATACAAAAAGTATTATCTGGTTAGAATCATATATAAAAAAATTTTCTGGTAGTGTATTATTCGTTTCTCATGACCGTTCATTTATTAACAATGTTTCAACAAATATCATTGAGTTAAATAATAAAACGTTAACTAACTGGAAAGAAAATAAATATGAAAAATTTATAAAAAAAAAAGATATCTTTATCAAAATTGAAAAAATTAAGAATAAAAAATTTAAAATTGAATTTCAAAAACAAGATAAAAAAAGCAAAAAAGGAGTTAAAGGTCGTACCAAAAGAAATATCAAACAATTAAAAAAAATTAAAGATATGCAAAATACTATAAAGCTAATGAATGATAAAAACCAATATAATAATCAATATCCAAATATTAAAAATGTATTAAATAAAACCCATCGGATAATGATTTCTATAAATAATATTCATTTAGCATATAATAATACTTGTATAATAAAAAATTTTTCTAATAAAATCTTATATGGAGAAAAAATTGCGTTAATAGGATCTAACGGCTGTGGAAAAACCTCTTTACTAAAAATACTATTAAAACAATTAAAACCAACAAAAGGCAATATAAAATACGGAAATCAAATCAAAATAGAAGAACTAGATCAAGAATATACTTTACTAAAAAAAGAAGAAACAGTCTTAGAGAATCTTTCATATGGTAAAGATAGCATTAAAATCGAGAAAAAAAATTATACAATTATTGGACTTTTAAAAAAGTTTCTTTTTTCTGAAGATCAAATACATGCTCCTGCAAAATCTTTATCCGGTGGAGAAATTAGTCGTTTATTGCTATTAAAATTATTTTTTAAACCAAGTAATATTTTAATACTTGATGAACCTACGAACCACTTAGATTTTAAAATGTTATCATTTTTAGAAAAATTTTTAATCAGTTATAACGGAACAATAATTTTTGCTAGCCATGATCGTTATTTTATTAATCAAGTATCTAACAAAATTTTATATTTTGATAAAGAAGGTAATATTCATATTCATCTTAATCAAATTAATGAATATGATAAAAAATTATCCCGTCAAAAAAAAATAGTCATGCAAAAAAAAATAGAAGATAAAAAATATAAAATTAAAAAAAGAGCTATGCGCATTAAATTAAAAAAAGAATTACAAAACATATTTAAAGATATTAATATCATAGAAAATAATATTAAAAAGATAAATCAAGAAATAAACCATTGTGATTTTTATCATCATGATCAAAAATATATTAAAATAGTCTATCAAAAATTAAATAAAGAAAAAAAGAAATTAAAAAAAACCTTTAAAAATTGGGAAAAATTAGAAAAAGAAAAAAAATAA
- a CDS encoding RidA family protein: MKNLSTSNKKIKIYGPYTPAIRSGNFLFLSGQIPINKKNGEIPEKISEQTQLSLKNILYILKEHHLCIKNIIKITIFTTELKKLDAINQTYSNFFKKYTKIYPARSCIGVLVLPRNVSIEIEAIASYI; encoded by the coding sequence ATGAAAAATTTAAGTACATCAAATAAAAAAATAAAGATATATGGTCCATATACTCCCGCTATAAGATCAGGAAATTTTCTTTTTTTATCCGGTCAAATTCCTATAAATAAAAAAAATGGGGAAATACCTGAAAAAATATCAGAACAAACTCAATTATCCTTAAAAAATATTTTATATATCTTAAAAGAACATCACTTATGCATTAAAAATATAATTAAAATAACTATTTTCACTACAGAATTAAAAAAATTAGATGCGATTAATCAAACTTACTCGAATTTTTTTAAGAAATATACAAAAATATATCCTGCTAGATCATGTATTGGGGTCTTAGTGTTACCAAGAAATGTATCAATAGAAATCGAAGCTATAGCATCGTATATATAA
- a CDS encoding leucyl aminopeptidase, whose protein sequence is MNFSVFVNYEPDKLIDCIVLGIFELNPFSYLPNFISDQVKIYISKIMKYGDFQGQIGQTLVLYNVPTMTKKRILLIGCGKNINLSESHYKKIIKACIKNLVSIRAKYILCSLINYNVLHLNMYRKVRFFVEISKEFLNFYEFKNFKFLHENPDDQRYFFLYIENIKKLAIIKLAIKHVDAIFKGIIRTKNLCNMPSNICNAKYLSEKSKSLQLEYPNLLNTNIISKREMEKLKMNAYLSVSYGSYNEPFMSIIRYTGNPERNSYPIVLIGKGVTFDSGGLSIKPSRNLDEMKYDMSGAATVYGVMTTISELQLPINVIGILAGCDNMIGQNSYRPGDIITSMSGKKIEILNTDAEGRLILCDVLTYSNRFNPGIIIDIATLTGACTVALGEIYTGLMSNNEQLAQDLINAGKISNDLVWRLPLHTNYSKDLQSSVADLNNSDKGLAGASVAACFLSKFVNNDLWAHLDIAGTAWSSSKMKGATGRPNKLLCEYLLNK, encoded by the coding sequence ATGAATTTTTCTGTTTTTGTTAATTATGAGCCTGATAAATTAATTGACTGTATTGTTTTAGGTATTTTTGAATTAAATCCTTTTTCTTATTTACCAAATTTTATTAGTGATCAAGTTAAAATTTATATTTCAAAAATAATGAAATATGGTGATTTTCAAGGTCAGATAGGACAAACTTTAGTTTTATATAATGTTCCTACTATGACAAAAAAAAGAATTTTATTAATAGGATGTGGAAAAAATATTAACTTAAGTGAAAGTCATTATAAAAAGATAATTAAAGCATGTATTAAAAATTTAGTCAGTATTCGTGCAAAATATATATTATGTTCGTTAATAAATTATAATGTTTTACATTTAAATATGTATCGAAAAGTAAGATTTTTTGTTGAAATATCCAAAGAATTTTTAAATTTTTATGAATTTAAAAATTTTAAATTTTTGCATGAAAATCCAGATGATCAGCGATATTTTTTCTTATATATAGAAAATATAAAAAAATTAGCGATAATAAAATTAGCTATTAAGCATGTTGACGCTATTTTTAAAGGAATTATAAGAACTAAAAATTTATGTAATATGCCTTCGAATATTTGTAATGCTAAGTATTTATCAGAAAAGTCAAAAAGTCTACAGTTAGAATATCCAAATTTATTAAATACAAATATTATCAGTAAAAGAGAAATGGAAAAATTAAAGATGAATGCATACTTGTCTGTTTCGTATGGTTCATACAACGAACCATTTATGTCTATTATTAGATATACTGGTAATCCTGAGCGTAACAGCTATCCCATTGTTTTAATTGGAAAAGGGGTGACTTTTGATTCAGGTGGATTATCAATTAAACCATCAAGAAATTTGGATGAGATGAAATATGATATGTCAGGAGCGGCGACAGTATATGGTGTTATGACAACTATATCTGAATTACAATTACCTATTAATGTAATTGGTATTCTGGCGGGATGCGATAATATGATAGGACAAAATTCCTATCGTCCCGGTGATATAATTACTTCTATGTCCGGAAAAAAAATAGAGATATTAAATACTGATGCGGAAGGAAGATTAATTCTATGTGATGTTTTAACTTATTCAAATAGATTTAATCCTGGAATTATTATTGATATTGCTACATTGACCGGCGCTTGTACTGTCGCTTTAGGAGAAATTTATACAGGATTAATGAGTAATAATGAACAATTAGCTCAAGATTTAATTAATGCAGGTAAAATAAGTAATGATTTAGTATGGCGTTTACCTTTGCATACAAATTATAGTAAAGACTTGCAATCTTCTGTTGCAGATTTGAATAATTCCGATAAAGGATTAGCTGGAGCTAGTGTGGCTGCTTGTTTTTTATCAAAATTTGTTAACAACGATTTGTGGGCTCATTTAGATATAGCAGGTACAGCATGGTCATCTTCTAAAATGAAGGGTGCCACAGGAAGGCCGAATAAACTATTATGTGAATATTTGTTAAATAAATAA
- the asnS gene encoding asparagine--tRNA ligase, whose product MSVLSIYDIFLTDSYINKNITINGWVRSRRDSKKGISFLSVYDGSCHNIIQIIVKNSLDNYYTEILKLTIGCSVKVQGVLQYSRGKLQKYEIFAKKIIALGWIENPALYPMSAKKHTMEYMRNFCHLRSRTNLFGAITRIRNVAFHAAHNFLYKKQYFWISTPIITSINTEGAGSMFKVSMLEAQNIQDKKLFSNDIKKEFFNKKVFLTVSGQLTLEAYACALSKVYSFGPTFRAENSNTKRHLAEFWMLEVETAFANIDDISKFSEKLLKYIISTVLKNSLVDLLFLQNNLDSNILSRLNNFINIPFININYSDAIKILLKNSYKIKEEILWGNDLSILQEKYLVEKYFKRPIIIRNYPKSLKAFYMRINSDNRTVSAIDVLIPLVGEIIGGSEREERLPLLKKRINEMGLNKNDYIWYQELRKYGTVPHAGFGLGFERLVMYITGIKNIREAIPFPRTAKNADF is encoded by the coding sequence ATGTCTGTTTTATCTATATATGATATTTTTTTAACTGATTCATATATCAATAAAAATATTACTATTAATGGATGGGTACGTAGTAGAAGAGATTCTAAAAAAGGAATTTCCTTTTTAAGTGTTTATGACGGTTCTTGTCATAATATTATTCAAATCATTGTAAAAAATTCGTTAGATAATTACTATACTGAAATTTTGAAATTAACTATTGGATGTTCAGTAAAAGTGCAAGGAGTTTTACAATACTCTCGTGGAAAATTACAAAAATATGAAATTTTTGCTAAAAAGATTATAGCATTAGGATGGATAGAAAATCCTGCATTATATCCTATGTCTGCAAAGAAACATACTATGGAATATATGAGAAACTTTTGTCATTTGCGTTCTAGAACTAATTTATTTGGAGCTATTACAAGAATTAGAAATGTTGCTTTTCATGCAGCACATAATTTTTTATATAAAAAACAGTATTTTTGGATTTCTACCCCGATTATTACAAGCATTAATACCGAAGGCGCGGGATCAATGTTTAAGGTTTCGATGTTAGAAGCGCAAAATATTCAAGATAAAAAATTATTTAGTAATGATATAAAAAAAGAATTTTTTAATAAAAAAGTATTTTTAACGGTTTCCGGGCAATTAACTTTAGAAGCATATGCTTGTGCTTTATCCAAAGTTTACTCTTTTGGACCTACTTTTCGTGCAGAAAATTCAAATACAAAAAGACATTTAGCAGAATTTTGGATGTTAGAAGTTGAAACTGCTTTTGCTAATATAGATGACATTTCTAAATTCTCCGAAAAACTATTAAAGTATATTATATCTACCGTCTTAAAAAATAGTCTAGTTGATCTTTTGTTTTTACAAAACAATCTTGATTCAAATATTTTATCACGTTTAAATAATTTTATTAATATTCCTTTTATTAATATTAATTATAGTGACGCGATTAAAATTTTATTAAAAAATTCTTATAAAATAAAAGAAGAAATATTGTGGGGTAATGATTTATCAATTCTTCAAGAAAAATATTTGGTTGAAAAATATTTTAAAAGGCCTATTATAATACGTAATTATCCAAAATCTTTGAAAGCATTTTATATGCGTATTAATTCAGATAATAGAACAGTATCGGCAATTGATGTATTGATCCCGTTAGTCGGTGAAATTATTGGCGGGTCCGAACGTGAAGAGCGTTTGCCATTATTAAAAAAACGTATAAATGAAATGGGATTAAATAAAAATGATTATATTTGGTATCAAGAATTAAGAAAATATGGAACGGTTCCACATGCTGGTTTTGGTTTAGGTTTTGAACGATTAGTTATGTATATTACAGGAATTAAAAATATTCGTGAAGCAATACCTTTTCCCAGAACTGCAAAAAATGCTGACTTTTAA
- a CDS encoding valine--tRNA ligase: MKKIYNPNRIEKYIKKWWNKKNIVKKKINISKKSFCIMMPPPNITGSLHMGHAFQQAIMDSLIRYNHMLGKNVLFQMGTDHAGIATQIVVENYLREKKGKKKGTYSRKEFIKETLNWKKKFESNILYQVQRLGNFINFHDSKFTLDKNFSKAVKKVFIMLYKDGYIYKRKKLVYWDPYLKTVISDLEVEHRILPNTMWYIKYPLIFKKNTKKQKNMYLIVSTTRPETFLGDTALAVHPDDVRYKKYIGQYVSVPLIGRVIPIIADNQIDSNKGTGCMKVTPAHDFHDYHIAITHKLPMINIFTSEGKILSQLEYFDYKGEKINEEKIDIPNILRNIDRFKARKKTIFLLDSISFIEKNESCQSSIPHGDRSGMVLEPMLTNQWYLRVQSLAKTAIRVIKEKKILFISKQYRNMYFSWMNNIEDWCISRQIWWGHQIPIWYDHSNNNMYTGYNEKSIRKEYKIPDHILLEQDSDVLDTWFSSSLWTFAGLGWPTETKKLKYFHPTNVLVSGFDIIFFWIARMIMITTYVMKKVYGIEQVPFKAIYITGLIKDEDGKKMSKSKGNTLDPLDLIDGITLSQLIDKRNKNLVKPKLSSQIVFHTTKQFPNGIEAYGTDALRLTFLSLTSTSRSINWDMNRIKGYKYFCNKIWNVSRFIFLNISKKVEENNLQNSFLDQWILLKYNILLKQYHIFFKIYRFDKLISILYHFVWHDFCDFYLETIKPILRTGLRKEKESVQYILSFIFCSIIHLLHPIMPFITDMLWKNFNELYNIPVQPIVLNSFPMYENNAFPLYLLQFVTWIQKLISVLRVIRVDIGVQYNFTLPLYVKCFSMFKKIFIEENYHFLKKILYLKKILIIIKYHQKSSSLFRIIDDTELFIPISSTVNIKIELLRLQKKILETRVLIKGIMEKVKNKNFLKNAPENIVFEQKRRLQKNSIIYNILKKQKKFLLYQKK; encoded by the coding sequence ATGAAAAAAATATATAACCCTAATAGAATAGAAAAATATATTAAAAAGTGGTGGAATAAAAAAAATATTGTTAAAAAGAAGATTAATATTAGTAAAAAAAGTTTTTGTATTATGATGCCACCGCCTAATATTACTGGATCTTTACATATGGGACATGCTTTTCAACAAGCTATTATGGATTCATTGATTAGATATAATCATATGTTAGGTAAAAATGTTTTGTTTCAAATGGGTACTGATCATGCAGGAATTGCAACACAAATTGTAGTTGAAAATTATTTACGAGAAAAAAAAGGAAAGAAAAAAGGTACGTATTCTAGAAAAGAATTTATAAAAGAAACTTTAAATTGGAAAAAAAAATTTGAATCTAATATTTTATATCAAGTTCAACGTTTAGGTAATTTTATTAATTTTCATGATTCTAAGTTTACTCTAGATAAAAATTTTTCTAAAGCAGTAAAAAAAGTTTTTATTATGTTATATAAAGACGGTTATATTTATAAGAGAAAAAAATTAGTATATTGGGATCCATATTTGAAAACAGTAATATCTGATTTAGAGGTAGAGCATCGAATATTACCTAATACTATGTGGTATATAAAATATCCATTGATTTTTAAAAAAAATACAAAAAAACAAAAGAATATGTATTTAATTGTATCGACTACACGTCCAGAAACTTTTCTTGGAGATACTGCACTGGCTGTTCATCCGGATGATGTTCGATATAAGAAGTATATCGGTCAATATGTTTCAGTACCTCTTATAGGTCGGGTAATTCCTATAATAGCAGATAATCAGATTGATTCCAATAAAGGGACAGGATGTATGAAGGTAACTCCGGCTCATGACTTTCATGATTATCATATAGCAATTACTCATAAATTACCTATGATTAATATTTTTACATCAGAAGGAAAAATATTATCTCAGTTAGAATATTTTGATTATAAAGGAGAAAAAATAAATGAAGAAAAAATCGATATTCCTAACATATTAAGAAATATAGATAGATTCAAAGCTAGGAAAAAAACGATTTTTTTATTAGATAGTATATCTTTTATAGAAAAAAATGAATCATGTCAAAGTTCCATCCCGCATGGAGACCGTAGCGGAATGGTTTTAGAGCCGATGTTAACAAATCAATGGTATTTACGCGTTCAATCATTAGCAAAAACTGCTATTAGAGTAATTAAGGAAAAAAAAATTTTATTTATATCTAAACAATATCGAAACATGTATTTTTCTTGGATGAATAATATTGAAGATTGGTGTATTTCACGTCAAATATGGTGGGGACATCAAATACCTATTTGGTATGATCATTCGAATAATAATATGTATACCGGATATAATGAAAAGTCTATAAGAAAAGAGTATAAGATTCCAGATCATATTCTTTTAGAGCAAGATTCAGATGTTTTAGATACCTGGTTTTCTTCTAGCTTATGGACGTTTGCTGGATTAGGTTGGCCAACTGAGACTAAAAAATTAAAATATTTTCATCCTACTAACGTATTAGTATCTGGATTTGATATTATATTTTTTTGGATTGCTCGAATGATTATGATTACAACATATGTAATGAAAAAAGTTTATGGTATTGAACAAGTTCCATTTAAAGCAATATATATTACAGGATTAATTAAAGATGAAGACGGAAAAAAGATGTCGAAATCTAAAGGTAATACATTAGATCCATTAGATTTAATAGATGGTATTACGTTATCACAATTAATTGATAAAAGAAATAAAAATTTAGTTAAACCGAAATTATCTTCTCAAATAGTATTTCATACCACTAAACAATTTCCTAATGGAATTGAAGCATACGGTACTGATGCGTTGAGATTAACGTTTTTATCATTAACTTCTACTAGTCGAAGTATAAATTGGGATATGAATCGAATCAAAGGATATAAATATTTTTGTAATAAAATATGGAATGTTAGCCGATTTATATTTTTAAATATTTCAAAAAAGGTTGAAGAAAATAATTTACAAAATTCTTTTTTAGATCAATGGATATTATTAAAATATAATATATTACTTAAACAGTATCATATTTTTTTTAAAATTTATCGTTTTGATAAATTAATTTCTATTCTTTATCATTTTGTATGGCATGATTTTTGTGATTTTTATCTAGAAACTATTAAACCGATTTTACGTACTGGTTTAAGAAAGGAAAAAGAATCAGTTCAATATATTTTATCTTTTATTTTTTGCTCAATAATACATTTATTACATCCTATTATGCCTTTTATTACAGATATGTTGTGGAAAAATTTTAATGAGTTATATAATATTCCTGTACAACCAATTGTTTTAAATTCTTTTCCTATGTATGAAAATAATGCCTTTCCTCTTTATTTATTGCAATTTGTTACATGGATACAAAAATTAATATCAGTATTGCGAGTTATACGGGTTGATATTGGTGTGCAATATAATTTTACATTACCATTATATGTAAAATGTTTTTCGATGTTTAAAAAGATTTTTATAGAAGAGAATTACCATTTTTTAAAAAAAATTCTTTACTTAAAGAAAATTTTAATCATTATTAAATATCACCAAAAGTCTTCCTCACTTTTCAGAATTATTGATGATACTGAATTATTTATTCCAATTTCTAGTACTGTGAATATTAAGATAGAATTATTGCGATTACAGAAAAAGATTTTAGAAACTCGAGTTTTGATTAAGGGAATAATGGAAAAAGTAAAAAATAAAAATTTTCTTAAAAATGCTCCGGAAAATATTGTTTTTGAACAAAAAAGAAGATTACAAAAAAACTCTATTATTTATAATATCTTAAAAAAACAAAAAAAATTTTTATTGTACCAAAAAAAATAA